gTCTCTCCCACACTTTCTGTTccctctgtctatgtctttgtctgttttgtctgtccatctatctctgtctctgtctcactgacTGTCCTCATCCCTTACTGAGGACCCTCTGATCCTCCAGTCAGGTCATTTACGGCCGTACGAAACAGTTCCCATCTGATTCAAAATCACGGGACCGACCTCAGTGAAACCGTAATCCAAAACCCTCCTGATTTCACAAGGAGAGAGTAACTTGTGGGAGGGACGGCGTTCTGATTCTGGGAAACCAGACCTAGTCTGTGTGGCAATATATAGTAGTTCCTGTCATACACATGTTTTCTCTCCAATATCCCCACCAAACCTTGGAAACAGAGTTTGTGGTGTGAAAACATCATCAGTCATAGGGGAATTATTCACAGTCTTTTGTCCGGGATGAGACAGCGATGCTATGTGTCACTTGCCTTGTCTGAAGACAGATAGGCGGAGTCGCCAGAAGTGATGTATCGCCCTTGTTATGTTTTTTTTCACAGCTCATTGGCCGAGCCTCTTGAAGGACAAGGCCAGACCTTTTCTAACAAATAGCTAACAAGAAGCAAAGTTAGAGTTTCCCCCTCAGAACCCTTCTCAGCGAGAATCTcagtgctgcctctctctctctctctctctctctctctctctcttcttggcTTGAGTAGGGATCCAACACTTTAATCGGGTAGGCATGAAAGTGTTTTGtcaggaagagtgagagaggggcagaggcggaggtggggggcgggggagggagggagggagaaggggcagCTAAGTGATGTGTTGCAGTCAATCTTTCCCCTGGTGAGAGGGCCTCATTGTCTTGCGAGTGCTATTGTTCGAAAGCGGCCCTCCCTACAGGACCAGCAACACGGCACACAGGACCCGAGGAGCCAAGTAGAGGCGCAGTGGAAAGAGCATCCCCGAGAGAACGGCAGTCTAAAAATACATTGTCTCTCTGGGCCTCTTCAAGGTCACCCCGTCATTAAGATTCTGATTGGAGGGCTGCAGTCacaaccatctctctctgccgaGTGCCACTAAAGCTGATGAACAAGGGCAGCATCACACAGTCTACGTCAACACATCTAACTGAATCATTTGGTATGAATTCTCTCAATTTTTGAGGGAAATCTCTGTGTCAGAATAACCATTTGTAAATACTTTGTGTTGGTCTTGGCAAGCATGGGGGTGGGTGAATTATTTTCTTATAATGCACTACTATTAAACTACGTCTCTAAAAACGTATATATCTGTAACTATGGTTGAAAGGAACAAAATAATGGAAGGATGTTCTGTAATGGGTTCAGTATAGAGACACTCCAGAGAATATGTTATGATTTAGCTGGCgataccccccgcccccctctcctccacacacacacacaaacacacactcacacacacatactacacattTCTAGGACTCCCATGAGACACAACCAAcagctctcacccacacaccacataccATCATACAGCAGAACAGACTGCAGGTAGTGCACACAGCCCTCGCAGCTTCAGCATGAGTCACTCCCAGCCAATGGAAGAAGGGAATTTCTGAGCAGTCGTTCTGTGGTGCAAACGCGCATGCTGACTCAGGTATGTAAATCCACTTCTCTGGTGTGGGAGAACAACCTCACTGAGCTTTTCATGTTTCACCATTTTTTGCGTGTCACCGTGTAGTTCGGTCTCTAGTGCagacatgcgtacacacacacacacagggagtcaggtggctgagcggtgagggaatcgggctagtaatccgaaggtttccagttcgattcccggtcatgccaactgacgttgtgtccttgggcaacgcacttcaccctacttgcctcgggggaatgtccctgtacttactgtaagtcgctctggataagagcgtctgctaaatgactaaatgtaaatgtaatgtaatgtaaatgtaacacacacacacacacacacacaaaggcatgcacacagacacacaccttcatgtACACCAGCCATGTATaccaaaaacagatgtcataGAACATAGTTACTCTAGTTCAGGATGTGGATACAGTGTACACAAATAGtaaaacatgcacaaacacacacactaaggcacACCCAGCATGTCCTACACCCAACGAGTCCACACCACAGACAATGCATGTGCACTCAGACACGTAGCACGGATGATTACCGCCTCTAAATATCTTGACTTATCAAGGCTAGGGAGCACAACCTCTTTATGACGATATGACAAgaggaaagaaaacaaaacaacacatgtGACACACTCCTGGGTCTGTAGGACCGAGACTCGAGCAGAGTCTACACCCAGTGAGAAGTACAGTgagccacccacacacagcctctctgaaCGACACACTCTCAGCTGCTGTGTGCATGCTGACGCTTGGATGCAGTCAACCCGCACAAATAAACGAATGTGAGCGGGAGAagcagaagagggagagagcgcgGCAGATGTTTCCAGCAGGtcatgaggaagagaggaacaggaaactGACATGAAACTGCAGACCGCACGGTGAAACAGATAGTGAGCTGTGTACATGAAcagatacacaaaacacacaaaacacgaaGAGGCTTTTAATCAAATGTAGAACCCTTTTGGGGTGATTTGGTTATGGTGCTGGTTCTAGGGTTAGGGGCtagtggaaagggggggggggggggggggttgtggcagGGAAACACAGAGGCCAGGGTAACAGCCATTTAGAACATTGGGCAGATTTAtggagggacagacagcaggactGTGTCAGACTCCTAGCAACGTGAGAGGACACCTGGAGGTAATGTAAGCAAccgcccccagccctccccaacacacactctctttcattctctgtctgagtctctctctctctgtcccttctctctgcctccccttcaccccctcactagctctttttctctcccaatttttcggtctctctctctttctctctctctccacctctgtctcattttcatcctctcactctttctctctctccgcccccctTCAACTcttccctccattctctccattctccccctcctcccaccccctccttgtGACTCATCCTCGGAACCCTTAATCACCATTGAGTGGGCATTGCCTTCACTCAGTCTAACTGtgcaggaaggagggaaagaaaggtgAAACAGTAGATCTCTACTGCCACCTGCTGTCTGTACTGCCACAATGCAATTTCCAAAGCAGTGCAATGCTTCACTTACACAAGGAAATGGtttgaaatgtgtttatttcTGATTCAAACTTGATGACACCCACACAAAACGGATGTGTTGACAGAAGAGAGGATGATAAAAAAAGAGCCAACAAGATGTCTTTGATGTCTCTACTTTACTACAGTGAGGATCCCATAGTCAAATGATTGGTAGATTGgttaaaccaaccaatcacaacaACTTGCGACTCTGGAGACAGGGACATGTTTAGATAATTGGCTGAAATGACCAATCACATCAACCTGCAAACGCTGGAGACCACCCGGTTCGAGGATCTCGCCTTCCCCGATCCATCTCTCCGGAGGTCTGGAACGACAAGTGGCCACGGCTGGGCCTGTGCCTGTGTTGGAGAGCTGTGCAGGTCGGCTATGATCTGCCTCTGTTGTCGtgtctccagcagcagcagcctctgCTCTGACAGCAACACCTCCACATGCTGCTGCAGACGACTCAGCTCCACACTCCACCTCTGGAACACAAGAGACACTCAGAAGAGCCTGCTAGAGAACGGGAGAGACAGGTCACTGAACCTCACTACAGTGACCTGCTGAATGTTGTAACCTGCTACACCTCACAAAGCACCGGGAAGTAAGATAAGCTTCACAAGTGTCTCAAATCCTCAGTAGGTTTAGATTCAGGAAGCGTTCTATGTCCTGTATTGGACAAGCGAGTTGGTTAGTGAGTTTATTGTCATATGAACGAATGAAATTGAAGAATGTATTTTTGTTCCTTCCAAGTTGGACAGGTTTAGTTAAAGGTTGTGAACAAAACAGTTAGGGTTACGTTTTGTAAAGGTTGTCCACAGAAGGATTAGGCTTAGTAAGCAAAGCTTATATACAATAAGGGTTTGGGTTAGTGAAGCGTGTGTACAATGGGGTTTGGGTTAGGAGAGGTTGGATGCAGTAGGCAGAACTGTTCTAGGTCAGTCCTACCTGTCTGGCCCACTCCTGGATGGCACTGGCCGACAGCGGGCCCTCCACGCTGCCATCCCTCCGGAGGAACACCTCCCCCAGGTCTGTCTGGTACAGCCCCATCAGGGCAGGGGCCGGCGGGGGCCGCAGGGTCAGTCGCAGCACCTTGAGGTCGCGGCCCTCCGGGCCGGGCCGCACCACGGGCAGGAAGTCCAGGCTGTAGCTGTGGGGCAGCAGCGGGGGGTGGAAGCCCTTGAGGACGGAGTCCGCCAGGAGCCTGGCCCGGTCCTCCTGACGGTGGTCACAGTGGAGGCCCCGCACCACGCCGTCATCGTCCACGCCCGCCAGCAGGCTGCCGCCGCCGCTGTTGAGGAAGGCGCAGGCGTAGCGGCGCAGGTGGCCGCGGAACGAGGAGCGCAGGtactcccctggagagcaggGTTTTGTTTCGGGGGTTTGCGTTTGTCATTTGTCATATTGTGTTGCGTGATCCCCGTTGTGTCGCCTGGACGCTCCCCCCCggttctcctctcacctcctcctctcttgaaCTCCACGTTGCGGTTCTCAGTTCCCACGTTGGCCCCGTAGAAGAGGCACTCGCCGCCAGTGATCTCCTGGCCGCTGATGGCGCTCTCCGACTGGGTGCCCGACACGCCCGGAGGGTGGGTGTCAAGGGGGAACGTTCTGAGGTCAGAGGCCTGTGGGAGGGCACGGTGGGGCGGGGGGAATACAATCACTATCCTCTTTATCATCTTCTTCACTTTCTTTACTCCACCTTACTACCTACTGTTTTGGTTTTTCCCaaccctctcccctttctccacaTTCCTACCTGTGCATGCTTGCCCTGTTTGCCGGTCCTGTTCTGGGCCAGCCTTCCTCTCGGAGGCCGTGCATGGCTGGGCTGTGGCTGAGTTCCTGAAGGGATAGCCCCGCCTCGCTCCACATGTCTCCCCCGCTCTGAGCCCCCAGCGGCCCCTCTGCCCCCACCTGACCTGCCACCCCCACCAGGGTCGGGGCCAGCGTCATGCCCCGGCTCACGCTCCTCCTGGTCCTCCATCACCGTCCTGGGGTCCTCCCACTGGCCCCCAccagggctgctgggaggaggggggcgagaggaggTCCCGACCTGCTCAATCCCACTTGTGATGTCATCGTCCCAGTCCACGTTCCTCCCTTTCAACCTCTGACCTTTTGGCCGACGATGGGTCATTCTGGGTCCAGGTTGGGGGGCTAGTGGGCTGGGGAGTAAGGAGGAGGCACccagacctgggggggggggtaaaaattTGAGATGTAATGTTTGACAGCAACAGCTGAATCTTCTTTTCTGTTAGACACATTATGCCTTTGACAGCACAGAGACTCTGGGAAGAACCAGAGGGAGTTGGCAAGCTGACTTGATAGATGAATATAAGGACCCTTGATTAATCACAGAGTCAAGATTGATCAAAACAGAGATCTGTCAAAGCTTTCAGGCTGGGCAGGGGAGCGTCACTAACAAATGGATGACAATGACGCATTTCATCTGTGTCAACCCCTGCACAGCGCTGTGATAGGGTGAAGATAAAGCTAGTCTTGGAGGTAGCATTAGTGACCGGTGACCTTACATGAGCAGTGTTGGTCCTCCCTGCTGAAACCCTCGGGCTTCTTCCTCAAGCTTTGCCAGTAAACCTTGGACTGTTTTCTCACATCAGCTAATTGTGACATTGCGCTACATTATGACACCTCAAACGGAATCAGAAGCGACAAATTATTTAGAAATTCAAAAGAAAAATGTTAGCTTCAGGGTGTCATCTTTTCTAGACTATCCATTGTCTAAATGATGGAATGCACACTCAGTGATGTACTTACCTTACAGTGGTTCAAATGCAATACACTGAATGACCACCGAAGGTCAGTGTTGCTCCAAGCAAACAGCTGCACCAGACTTCTTGAGTGAAGTACTTAGACACATGAAGCTCTGGATGTCCTGAACTAGGGGTCAGCCCACACCGACATGCCTCATCAGTGACCCTCCTCTCATGGCCCCCCTAACCACACACCCATAAGTGCACCTGCTTAGCATGTAAGTAAACTTTAATGACAGCCATGTGCTGAATAATTAGAAGCACAAAGATCCTTTGTGGTGGTATTGTTTTGCTTAATAGATGTTTAATTAGACGAGCATTCGCCGGACCACAGCCATATCCTTGACCGCAGACTCTGCTTTCTACTTGGGGTTCAGATGGGCAGCTAAAGCTGGACAGCACAAATGCTCAGACACAGATAACCGCTTTCTCATTTAATGGGATATCCATGAATAGACAATGTATCCTGCATAATTATACTGATATGGACTCACAGTGGACAGGGGCAGTGCTAGCTTGTTAGCTATGTCCCCAAACCCTAgatagtgagaaagagagagagaaagagagacaaggagagagagaaagagagagagagacaaggagagagagaaagagagagagacaaggagagagagaaagagagagagagacaaggagagagagaaagagagagagagacaaggagagagaaagagaaagagacaaggagagagagaaagagagagagacaaggagagagagaaagagagagagaaacagagagagaggcagtgacccgtggccgctcctctcctccagtaccGCTGCACCTCACATATTATCACCCGGAGTGAGTCATCAACAGCAAGTCAGCTTCACTGAGGTTCTTCATGCCAATCTTCCTTTGCTCTATAATCCCCCATACGCCTCATTTgggcatctttctctctcttcctctctctttctccttccctcttcttctctatttctcccactgtctgtcggtctgtctgtctgtctctccctctcccccctcttcctcgctctttctctccctgtctctttctttttctccctcccttttttgcCTTGTACCTCCATCACGTTCAGCTGAAATTTGGATGTCTGCcaacaagtatgtgtgtgtggggtgtgtgtgcctgtgcatgcctgtgtgtgtttttcctgtgagtgtgattgtgtgcctgtttgtgtgtgtgtgtgtgtgtgtgtgtgtttgtgtgtgtgtgtgtttgtgctctctTCTtttaaggacacaacgtttttGAACAGTCTGAATTCCATTGATGACTAAAGGGTGGAGCCACAGAgcagatgtgtggtgtgtgtgtgtgtgtgtgtgccagcctatgtgtttgtgtatgtacattcatgcttgtgtgtgcgtatgtatgtgtgtattcacatgtgcatgtgcgtatgtgtgtgtgtgtgtgtgtgagtgtttaagtGCCTGAATGAAAGGACcacagaaaggaagaaagaaacgaAGGAGGCAGTGTAGTTTCTGACTGGTGTTGTCTTACAAGCAACAACAGCACATTGCAAAAAGAGGCATTTTCAACCAATTTATTAATCCTTTTAGGCAATGTTCCCTGTTCAGAAATGCAAATTGAATCAATCTGAGCCTGACTTTTAAGACTTTCAAGTGGGATTTAATTAGAAGCTGAGGCGCACAGTTTtaatgagagagggggtggagagagagagagagagagaaagagggagggagggaggaggagagagaaggaggggagatggcGTACTGATGGGAGtcctgtgggaggggggtgaaggacacacacatccagctctGAGGACGTCTTAGAACAGCTCCGTCCTCGCGTCAGTCTGTCCGTGCGACCGGACggctctccttcaccctcccactctctcccgaAGGTTCACTCTTTTGCCATCAGTCTTTTGTCCTTTTGTGTTGCTGTTTTTGCCTGACACCctatctgcctccctctctct
Above is a window of Osmerus mordax isolate fOsmMor3 chromosome 18, fOsmMor3.pri, whole genome shotgun sequence DNA encoding:
- the LOC136962501 gene encoding schlafen-like protein 1, which produces MTHRRPKGQRLKGRNVDWDDDITSGIEQVGTSSRPPPPSSPGGGQWEDPRTVMEDQEEREPGHDAGPDPGGGGRSGGGRGAAGGSERGRHVERGGAIPSGTQPQPSHARPPRGRLAQNRTGKQGKHAQASDLRTFPLDTHPPGVSGTQSESAISGQEITGGECLFYGANVGTENRNVEFKRGGGEYLRSSFRGHLRRYACAFLNSGGGSLLAGVDDDGVVRGLHCDHRQEDRARLLADSVLKGFHPPLLPHSYSLDFLPVVRPGPEGRDLKVLRLTLRPPPAPALMGLYQTDLGEVFLRRDGSVEGPLSASAIQEWARQRWSVELSRLQQHVEVLLSEQRLLLLETRQQRSLTQSCSLGFLGIRVPDAASEQGNIEDSGS